The DNA region TTTGGGTGTGCGAACGCGAGTTACGAGCAACGTGCGCTCCTCCACCTGCCCGGTGGTTTCCCCAATCTTCACCCAATCGCCAACCTGGAACGAACGCATATAGGTGAGAATCGTACCCGCGACTGCATTGGCCACCGCGGAAGAAGATCCTAGAGATAGCAGAACACCCAGGAAGAGGGTGATGCCTTGAAATGCAGGGCTTTTGGCGCCCGGAAGGTACGGGAAGATGACAATAGCCGCCAGCACGACGATCAAGGCGCGGACCAGCTTGGCAGTAGGCTCGGCCCAATCCGGATAGAATCCGCGCAGCACGAGTCGCTGATCCTGGATCTCCCGAAAAACCATTTGATTAAGGCGAATCACGTAGTAGGTCACTACACAAACGACCGCGACCAACAGCAGGTTGGGGAGATAATTCACGGCGGCGGTTGTTAACCCCCCAATTTGCGACAGCAGCCAATTGGTCATGGTGAGTGAAACGTGGGCAGTATTAGGAAAGAAGCGCAAGACTAGGACGACATAGGTTTCCAGCACGATCAAAATGACTGCCCAGCGCAACAATCCTCCCAACAGGAGCAGGGGAGCTCCCACGTAGTGCAGGGGCACCCGCAGTGACGGTCCCGACAACAGTTGCTCCTCGCTTCTCTTGACGAGCGCTTCAAACTGGTTCCGGACGCGGCGGCGGAGCTTGCCTAATAAGATCAGGAGGGACACTAGAGCAACAGTTGCGATCACCGAATATAGCGCACCCAACAGTACGTTCTTCCAGGTATGGCTGGCGCGATAACTGTTGACCGAATAGCGAATGATCTCGGCATTCTCCAGCGCCAACTCTCTGCGGGTTCGCGCGGCAGCACGAGCATCGGCCTCGGTGACAAACATCAATGGCTCATTGCCAGTCAGAATTTCTGTCCAG from Terriglobales bacterium includes:
- a CDS encoding mechanosensitive ion channel family protein: MSRAFHFIFWILVLVVGSSATLAEKQASPSTTKNPPAKNPKTNETSQPAPTVDVAESGAPVEFDGRKLFTVYASVGGRTPEERAQGIGDRILVLARNRRTPSDAVRIQDGEAWTEILTGNEPLMFVTEADARAAARTRRELALENAEIIRYSVNSYRASHTWKNVLLGALYSVIATVALVSLLILLGKLRRRVRNQFEALVKRSEEQLLSGPSLRVPLHYVGAPLLLLGGLLRWAVILIVLETYVVLVLRFFPNTAHVSLTMTNWLLSQIGGLTTAAVNYLPNLLLVAVVCVVTYYVIRLNQMVFREIQDQRLVLRGFYPDWAEPTAKLVRALIVVLAAIVIFPYLPGAKSPAFQGITLFLGVLLSLGSSSAVANAVAGTILTYMRSFQVGDWVKIGETTGQVEERTLLVTRVRTPKNELITVPNATVMGNSVMNYSTRAKAEGVVFHTTVTIGYDAPWRTVHQLLIDAALATSYVRPSPRPFVLQTALNDFYVAYQINAYTNTPNRMLDIYSELHQNIQDKFNAAGLEINSPHYTALRDGNQTTIPQTYLSRNYQAPEFRVHLDGARNSRQTEEIASDFTVQDLDQLTRTPEEGGP